The genome window AGTTATTACCTTCAAACTGATGTGATGTGTTAAATATAAGaggtaattatttttatttttatatagctGAGTCACATATGTTGTGCTTCAGGCACTCTGATGGGTGATCCAGTAGTGATGCTGAGCCTGTACCCTGAGTTCCCCCAGGCTGTGATGTCTTCAGTTGCCTCATGTGGAGAGTTTGTGCTCTTACTGGATCGATCTGGCAGTATGCAGGGAGAACGTATGAAGAGTGCCAAGGTATTCATCATTTGCTATTTCTATCATTAAATCATCcagtgtctctctcacacagcagCCATCACTATCTTTTCTCTCTTCCCTAAAGGATACTCTGCTGCTCCTGTTGAAGAGCTTACCAATGGGCTGCTATTTCAACATCTACAGTTTCGGGTCCAGCCATGAACACATCTTCCCGTAAGCCTGTCTGTCATGTCACTCAGATCAACGAATTTGTTCCTGCCTTTAGTGTTAATGCTCATACATATATGTGTTTACTGGTGGCAGTAAGAGTGTGGAGTACAGCCAGGAGACCATGGAAGAGGCTCTGAAGAAAGTTGGGGAAATGACGGCTAACCTGGGAGGAACAGAGATCCTGAGGCCCCTCAAAGATATTTACAGCCAGCCCTGCATTCCCAATCAACCTAGACAAgtaatacacacattcacacacacacacacacacacacacacatatatattaaaCAGGTGGTACAAATATTTCTTGAGGGTAACAACACCATACCATTCATTCAGAAGTTCCTTGTATTCTATGTTTTGACTTTGCATGCACAATCCTGAACTagcaggtgtgtttgtttgtttgagattcATTCTTACCACACCTTGTTCTTTACACTTTATCTTTAAAACCACTTGTGTTACTGTAACAACAATCTAACATAGCTTTTAGAGAATGAGTTGGATGACACATGCTTCATGTTTGTGGGTGTGATGTAACTTAGAGTGATGTGTAAACTCTCCTCTGTAGCTATTTGTCTTTACTGACGGAGAGGTGGGGAACACCAAAGAAGTCATCAATCTGGTGAAGAAGAATTCAGGTTCCCACAggtgaaaatacaaaaacacaaaacccaTCAACCACCCACAAAACTCTGAGTACATGTCCCATGTTATAATGCTCTGTGTACTTAAAGAAAACTCCTGTATTGTAGGTGCTTCTCTTTCGGGATTGGGGAAGGGGCCAGCTCTGCTCTTATCAACGGGTTGGCCAAGGAAGGAGGAGGTCACGCTCAGTTCATCACAGGGAAAGAGAGGATGCAGCCTAAAGTAGGAAATCACAGTCATTATGtacttttttaataaaaataaaaaaagaagtgattataaatgttagtaaatacattttataaaaacttttttaaacCTGTTTTTACTCATCAGGTGATGCAGTCGCTGCGATTTGCTCTGCAACCAGCTGTGGTAGACGTCTCAGTCAACTGGGATGTGCCAAAGGGAGTCTCTGTCACTGCTCTCTCTCCACCAATCACAGCACTTTtccagggtcagaggtcactgattTATGCCCAGCTGACTGGACAGGTAAGAGCAGCATCATCTCATAGTGAAATACCTGTCTATTTTTATGCCACTAAAATAattttgaattgaatttgattttttaaatttatttttttgttttaaatttatttatttatttatttattccattGTGTATGTGTACTAAGTAATCAACATGTTTTCTGATACTGTAATGCTTTCCCAGAGTTCAGAGGCAGCAGAGGGCTGTGTGACGGTGAAGTACAGCCTGGCAGGTCATCCCTCTCAGAACCAGCTCCACTTCAATCTCACGCCTGCAGAGGACACTGGGTAAAACAGACTTTTGGTCAGGCAGCATTGTTATGCATTGGGTCCTGACCTTACAAGTGTTAAGTTTAACTTAATTATGAagatcaaattaaataaaacagtagAAAAGAATAAGaaacattaatattttaattaaagaaTATTTTCCTGATACGTGGCATTAAGTGTCTGCTGAGAGGCTCACACGTGATGTGGAGAATGGCTTTAAATGTATTGTTCTGTCAAAGGACAGACACTACAGGAGAATTGTTGAATTGATCTTGATGGGTTTTTTTCGGTTGATTTAGACTGTTGGTATAAGTGCAATACTTTAAAATCATCTGAAGACAGTGATGTAACTGGCTGGAAGTGTTTTTTATAATCACCACCTCTGCTGCACTTACATGAACCAAAACAGCAGACGCCACTACCACTCTGTGCTTGTAGCTGCGCCTCGTTGATTAAAAAAGGGCCCAAAGGGTGTCCACCACTCACCTGGCTGACAGGCTTTTTGTGTAGCTCAGGCCTTTAGAGTTTCTGTCTGTGAGTTTCCTCTGGGTGCTATTGTTTTCTCTCCCTGCTGATCCTGACCAGAATAAACTTGTATAGACAATGGATGAATGACAAAAATGATAGGGTTATTACAAATCTGTTTGCAGACACGTTGATTCCTCTCTCCTACCTGCAGATTAACAGTCCACAGGTTGGCTGCTCGGACTCTGATTCGCTCCctggagatggaggagaaagagTGCACAGGAGAGCAAGGTGAAGGAGTGAAGAAGAAAGTGGTGGAGGTCAGTGTCCAATCAGGAGTGAGCAGCGTCTTCACTGCCTTCATTGCTGTCAACAAAGGCGATGGCGAGGCGATTCAGGGACCTCTGGTGCGCAGAAATGTTCCAACACCAAGTGAGTGTTTACaagaaaaatcaaaaatcaaaagtTACCATTTGACACTATAGCTGACCAGGAATGTAGCAGCATGTAGGAAAGCATGATGGTGAACTGTTTTGACATTAAGATAATCATTGATCATTTATAAATCACTGTATCACTGTTATACTCATGTTTAATTTAGGTTTGAGGGCTAGCATTTTGTCTTTGCTTACAGTATCTGGACACATGTTGACATGTCTATGTGTTTCATCTTTGAGATATTTTGAACTTTTGAAAGATgtgaatatttgaaatattattAACAGCTTGTGACTTATTGTAAAAAGCACAGACACTAGTTTAGCTTGGTTGATATTTTTGCTTACTAATTCTGATGTCTTGACCTCgtgctcttttttcttttgtaactCAAAGTGATGATGGCCTGTAGTATGCCTATGCCTTCGATGTGGTGTGCTAAAATGTGTAAGTATAAAAGCTAAATGGAGTTTTAACATGTATCTGTATATAGATAAACACTGAGCAAACCACATCTACTATAGTATGTAGCAGTTGTTATGGCAGTCCTGGGCAAAGACAACATAGAAAATTGCCCAGGTCTCTAAACAGAATCCTTGTACTGCTCAGATTTATTGAGAGCTCCCTCAAACAGCAGAGCCTTTTGCATTGCTTTGTGTTCCAGAACTGTCATTATCCCACATTAAAGAGACATACTGCACAGTTTCACTGGGTGGCATCTTGCTTCATAAGGATGACCACAGCCAGTGGATTTATTCTCAAACAACtgcatctgtatttttaatgtCTGGAGAGAAGCTCTGTGCAGGGCAGACTGCTGAAAGGAGTGAACTGACATACTTCACCAAAAAGCCTAATGTGGCTTTTGTGTGTGATAAATGTAGAAACCAATAGTTCACtaacatttttgtttaataCGTTTATTGTGTCTTGACCTCatacactcttttttttttttttttaatgtctttagCGATGGACTGTGATATGGGACCTACTCCGAGTAAGTAAAATATCTTccatagaaaaaaaatgattcCCTAGTCTGTACACAACCAAAGACTCCAAAATGGGCATAAACAAAAGAGAAtatcacaacaacacaacacaggtcTGTTACAGTGTGCCCAGGGTATTTAAGACAGTCATGGCTGAGGGCACAAAACGCCTCCCAAAGAGAGTTTTTCTGCAGAGTAATTGTCTGTATCTGTGAACAGAGGGAAGGAGGGTGTAGTGTATGGGTTGGGTTTTCGAAGATATGTTGGTGACTTTCGGGAGCTTGTTGCTTTTGGTGAGAGTGAGCATGGTGAATTAGCAGGTGGCTCAGCACAGGAGGATGGGTTCAGTAATAATAGGATTCTACCACTGGGGTGGCAGGGGCTGTGTGCTATGGAATGTATTTCTTCAAAATGTggcttttgtgtgtatttttataatcatcatcatcatcatcatcatcatcatgttttttgGTCAGTGAGGAGTTCTGTAACACAACGGCTGAAGCTATATCAGGCTGTGATAACTCTGCTCTCTTAACAGAGTGTAGGAGCAAATCTAAGAGTGGCAGTCGATCATTTTTCTCTGGTAAGAAGAAGAAGCAAGCTGCCATGCCGACACCACGTAAGACATCTCTGGCTATGGTTTATGGCTAATTAGCAAAGGTTAGCATACTAAAATGCTACACCGAGAtgctgaaaatactaaaaatgaaatttgctaaacatcagcatgttttctcattttctcaTTGTGTGCATGTTAGCACAGA of Epinephelus lanceolatus isolate andai-2023 chromosome 4, ASM4190304v1, whole genome shotgun sequence contains these proteins:
- the LOC117259998 gene encoding von Willebrand factor A domain-containing protein 5A-like is translated as MMVNCCGLLTASKEPVPLKSIEVEVEVRDHVATVVSTLNYENKEDKPIEAVFVFPLPGDAAVCHFSAKIGQKEIVAEVKEKQKAREEYDDALSSGQQAFLLEESEQSPDIFSLSVGSLPPRESASIRLEYVTELAVQADDGLRFCLPAVLNPRYQPQGSEGSEVAIVQVTSVPASLVPYSLSFSARLSSPRPVSKVESSCSLDPLQYLNTEQTQATVKLAAGHKFDRDVELLIYYKDAHQPTAVVEAGQASAKPGTLMGDPVVMLSLYPEFPQAVMSSVASCGEFVLLLDRSGSMQGERMKSAKDTLLLLLKSLPMGCYFNIYSFGSSHEHIFPKSVEYSQETMEEALKKVGEMTANLGGTEILRPLKDIYSQPCIPNQPRQLFVFTDGEVGNTKEVINLVKKNSGSHRCFSFGIGEGASSALINGLAKEGGGHAQFITGKERMQPKVMQSLRFALQPAVVDVSVNWDVPKGVSVTALSPPITALFQGQRSLIYAQLTGQSSEAAEGCVTVKYSLAGHPSQNQLHFNLTPAEDTGLTVHRLAARTLIRSLEMEEKECTGEQGEGVKKKVVEVSVQSGVSSVFTAFIAVNKGDGEAIQGPLVRRNVPTPMMMACSMPMPSMWCAKMSMDCDMGPTPKCRSKSKSGSRSFFSGKKKKQAAMPTPQECSVKLSPKQPPRDPLLQLISLQKASGSWELDSALAAALGKTSKEVEKPKPASVNQEVWATILALIWLHGSKMDAQDEWELLAMKAVSWLRAQNAPRVTECVEAGNTLLGFKVKKDALGL